Part of the Jatrophihabitans sp. GAS493 genome, CCTTCGCCTCCCCTGGATCGACCCGCAACACCCCCACCAACAACGCCTGCGGGGACGCGAACCCATATTCACCGGCCAGTCCTCGTCCCATCACCGCCGACAGCAGCAGATGCTCCACCGCGACCTCCCGGCGGCGGTGCGTCTCCCAGCCTTGCAGCAGTTCCAGCAGCTCCGTGGAGGTCAGCGACGGCAACGGGGCGTCGAGCAGGGTGTCGAGCGCCGCCGTGACCGCCGCGAACAGGGCAGCCACTTTCGGTGATGCGTCGACTTCAGGCCCTCCAACCATGCCCCCGACACTACTCGAACACGTGAGCGATGACAACCGGAATCATCAATAAAACTAAGGTGATTCGCACAATCAAAGAAGGCTGGAGTGGTCCCGCCGCGAACCTACAACACCCCACCGACAATCGGCGATGGTTGTCCACAGGAGGTTCGAATGAGACGTGGATCGGACCGAGACTCCGCTCATCACGGGCTGCATCGCGGCGACGGAAACTGCGGCGACGGAAACTGCGGTGTCGGGAACGGAGCGACGAGAAGCCGGGAGTCGAGGAAGCCGTGGGGCGAAGTAGCCGTGGTGCCGAAGTAGCCGTGGTGCCGAGTACGACGGTCAACGAGGAGCCCACGTAGCGATCAGGATCGATCCCAATAGGCGTCCAACCCGATGCGTTGCCGGACGGCACCTTGCCGGACGGCACCTGCCCGACACCGCTTTGTCCGACGGCCTTGTCCGACGGCCTTGTCCGACCAACCAGGCAGGATAGGGCTGTGATGGACAGGTGATCTCGGTAGCGGCGAGCGAGCTGCTCCCCGCCTTGCAGTCGGCAGAGATTCGCCGTGGGGACCTGATCGCGCTCAGCATCGCCGTGGGGCGCGGTCTCGGAATCGCCGTGACCAATGCCGACGGCAAGCCGCAGCAGTGGAGCGTCGCCGCTGACCCCTTACCGGGAAGTTCATCCGTCACCGGCCAGCCCAACTTGATCAACCTCGTTGCCGCAATTGAGGCTGCACTCCGCCCGCGCTGGGTCTGGTGGTCTATCGAGACTCCCGAGGCATTGGTCCGGGCCGGCCTGCGGGTCGCGACCTGCTGGGACGTCGCCGCCGTCCATCGCCTGCTCTTCGGCGGTTGGCAAGCCGACCCGGCCCTCGTCTGGGCCACGCTACGGGACCTCGATCTCAGTGCGATCCCGGAGCTCGGCCAGTTAAGCCTCTTAGCCGGAGTGGCTGACCAGGAGGCCGACGGCGGTGACCGGGAGACCCCGACCCGCCCGGACGGCTACCTCCGGCCGGAGTGGGCCGGCGGCGGTTGGGCCACGACCCCAGCCAGACTGGCCGCCTGGAGCGCCTGCGCGCTCCAAGCAGCGATCCAGCAGAGAACGCGCCTGGAGAACCTGCACACCGGCGGCGACGCGCTGGCTACGGCACGGTCGGAGTCGGCCGCTGAGCTGCTCTGCGCCGAGCTCGCCACCGATGGTCTGCCGGTCGACCGGCGACGCGCCGAGGAATTGATCGCGGCGGCGGCCGGCAACCGCCCGACCGACACCGCCGAGGAGCTGGCGATCCGAGCCCGTCGCGACCGGGGGGTACTGCAGCACGTGAGAAGCGGCAGCGAGGAGACCGACCTCCGAAACCCGGCCCAGGTCCGCCGGATGCTGGCCGAGACCGGAATCGACGTACCGGACACCCGGTCCTGGCGCCTGCAGCCCTTCGTCGGTGCGCACCCGGTTGTCGAGGCACTGCTGGCCTGGCGCAAGAACGAGCGGATCGCGACCACTTACGGCTACCGCTGGCTGGACACCAATGTCGGCCCCGACGATCGGCTCCGGGGTGCCTGGTCCGGTTGTGACGGAGCGGCCGGCCGGATGACGGCCCAGGCCGGGCTGCACAACCTCCCGGCCGAGCTCCGTCCGGCGATCGCCGCGGAGGCCGGATACGTCTTCGTCCGAGCCGACCTCGGGCAGATCGAGCCGCGGGTGCTGGCCGCCGTGTCGGGTGACTCGGCGCTCATCCGGGCCAGCGACGAGGACGACCTCTACGCGCCGGTTGCGGCCCGCCTCGGCGTCGAGCGACCGGTGGCCAAGGTGGCGATCCTGGCCGCGATGTACGGGCAGACCTCCGGGGTGGCCGGTGAGGCGTTGAAGGGCATGGAGTCGGCCTACCCGGTCGCGATGCGCTACCTGCGCGCGGCGAGCGACGCCGGCAAGGCCGGGCGTCCGGTGCGAACCTACGGCGGCCGGCTGGTTCGCATCGGGGCTCCGCCGACCGGCCTGCCGGAGGCCCAGCTGCGCGCGGCATTGGCCGCCCGTGGCCGATTCGCCCGCAACGCCGTCGTTCAAGGCGCGGCCGCTGAGTTCTTCAAGGCCTGGGCGGTAACCCTGCGGGCGCGGGCGGCGCCCCTCGGCGCCCGGATCGTGCTCTGCCTGCATGACGAGCTGCTCGTACACACCCCGATCGAGCAGGGCAGCGCGGTCGCCGACCTGCTCGTCAGCTGCCTGGCCGAGACCGCCTCGCGCTTCAAACCCGATCGGCCGGTGCGCTTCGTGGCCGACGTCAGCATCGTGAACCGCTGGTCTGAGGCCAAGGAGACGGCGCCAAAAGCGGCCGTCGACCCACCGCTGAACGAATAGTGCGCCGCGTCACTCGGGCAATTCCGGTTTCAAGTTGACGTCGAATAGTTTCCAAGGAAACATTCTTCTTGTTGGTACCGGGGGGTACAGCAACACAACGCAGTGGAGTAACAGCAGTCGAGAGGATCGGGGGATCCAAACGGCTGTGGCGGTCGGCGCAGTTCCAACGGTCCTCTGGGGGGATCACGACGCTGACAGACCAGCTCGGGGGAGCCGGTCAGGCAAATTACATACAATGCGTTATGCAGCAGCGACGCGGCGTCGGGCTACGATCTTCGTAGCCCGGAGCCGCGTTTCTGCGTAAAAGTCGCCATGTTTGCTGGCCTGTCACCTGACAGGCGACTATAGGGTCATCACTACTTCACATCTATTCGGATGTTGTGTCATGCTTATGCAGCGATCGAAGAGAAGCACCCCCGAGCGGATCGACGATCGAGATTCATGTGAGTGTCATCGCGGATTCCCCCGAGTCCGACAGACAGTCTCTTTGCAGAAGTCGTTCAAGCAACGTTGAGGGCACCCCCGAGCCCCCAGCCTGAACGATCAAAACTGAAAAGCAGTACGAGACGCACGCCGTCCGGGAACCCCCAGTCCTGGAAAGCGTGCGTTTCGCTATTTCGGCATACTGAAAGTCATGGCGCTGCAGACCGAACCGAAGGTGCGCGCCGTCACCCTTCGTTCCATCGCACCGTCGGCGTTTCTGCC contains:
- a CDS encoding DNA polymerase; protein product: MISVAASELLPALQSAEIRRGDLIALSIAVGRGLGIAVTNADGKPQQWSVAADPLPGSSSVTGQPNLINLVAAIEAALRPRWVWWSIETPEALVRAGLRVATCWDVAAVHRLLFGGWQADPALVWATLRDLDLSAIPELGQLSLLAGVADQEADGGDRETPTRPDGYLRPEWAGGGWATTPARLAAWSACALQAAIQQRTRLENLHTGGDALATARSESAAELLCAELATDGLPVDRRRAEELIAAAAGNRPTDTAEELAIRARRDRGVLQHVRSGSEETDLRNPAQVRRMLAETGIDVPDTRSWRLQPFVGAHPVVEALLAWRKNERIATTYGYRWLDTNVGPDDRLRGAWSGCDGAAGRMTAQAGLHNLPAELRPAIAAEAGYVFVRADLGQIEPRVLAAVSGDSALIRASDEDDLYAPVAARLGVERPVAKVAILAAMYGQTSGVAGEALKGMESAYPVAMRYLRAASDAGKAGRPVRTYGGRLVRIGAPPTGLPEAQLRAALAARGRFARNAVVQGAAAEFFKAWAVTLRARAAPLGARIVLCLHDELLVHTPIEQGSAVADLLVSCLAETASRFKPDRPVRFVADVSIVNRWSEAKETAPKAAVDPPLNE